The sequence below is a genomic window from Chondrinema litorale.
TTAGCCAGTTTGTAAGTATCGAAAGAATTTACGGACCTGAATATGTTTCTCGTTACAACCTCTTAAAATCAATTAACATTACAGGTAAAGCAAATGCAGGTTATAGTACTGGCGATGCCATTACGGCCATTCGCGAAGTTGCTGCAACGCAATTACCTAGTTCATACGATTTTGAGTTTACTGGTTTAACAAGAGAAGAGATTTCATCGGGTAACCAGTCTATGTACGTGTTCTTGTTAAGTTTAATTTTCGTTTACTTCCTGCTTTCTGCACAGTACGAAAGTTATATTCTTCCATTTTCTATATTGCTTTCACTGCCAATTGGTGTAGCAGGAGCGATCACTTTTGTGAATTTTGCCGGCTTAGAAAACAACATCTATTTTCAAGTAGCACTTATTATGCTTATTGGTTTGCTTGCTAAAAACGCGATTCTAATAGTAGAGTTTGCACTGCAAAGAAGGCATCATGGATATACATTATTTGATGCTGCTATAGAAGGTGCCAAGGCGAGATTAAGACCTATTCTAATGACTTCATTCGCATTTATATTAGGTCTGGTTCCATTAGCTTTTGCTTCAGGTGTTGGTGCTGTTGGTAACCGTTCAATCGGTATGGGTGCTGTTGGTGGTATGTTGATTGGAACCTTGTTTGGTGTATTTATCATCCCCGTCTTGTTTGTGATCTTCCAAAAACTGCACGAATCAATGGTAGGTAAACCAGATATGAAAAAACCAGAATTGGAAAAAGTAGAGTCCTGATTAAAAATTTCAAACCGAATGAAAAAACTAAAAATATATCAATTAGCGATTCCGGTGGTGGTTAGTTTTCTGGTGCAATCTTGTTTTGTGGCAAAAAACTATCAGAAACCGGAGTTAAGTACCGAGAACTTGTACCGCACAGATTTAGACCTAGATAGTAATTCTTTGGCTTCTATGTCGTGGGACAAGCTTTTTACAGACCCTGTTTTACAAGGTTATATTCGTAGTGGTTTAGAGAATAATTACGATATGCTTATCGCATTGCAAACTCTAAAAGCCGCTGAATCTAATATGTTGCAAGGTAAAGAGTCTTATTTGCCAACTTTAGATATAGGCCCAACTTGGACACACCAGACTTATTCACAAAACAGTCAGTTTGGTAGGTTATTTACTGGTTCTTTAGATCAGTTTGAATTAACAGCAAATGCTTCGTGGGAGGCTGATATTTGGGGTAAAATTAGAAGTACAAAACGTTCGGCTATAGCTGCTTATTTAGGTACAGTGGCAGCCCAACAAGCTATTCAAACTGAATTGGTTGCTAACATAGCTTCAATTTACTATCAGATTTTGGCGGCTGATGCACAGCTTAAAGTAGCTGAATCTACATTAGAAAACAGAGTTTCAAGTGTTGAAGTAATTCATTCTCTTAAAGAGTCTGGTAGTGTAAATGAGGTAGCTGTAAAGCAAACAGAAGCACAGCAATACGGTACAGAGATTATTATTCAAGACTTAAAGTACAATATCAAAATTCTTGAAAATACATTAAGTATCTTATTGGGCGAAGCTCCAGGTGAAATAAACAGAGGAAGCTTTGAGGCACAAACTATTGATGCAGAGGTTACCCCCGGAGTGCCTGCTTTATTGCTAAGTCGCAGACCAGATGTAGTAAGTGCCGAGTTTAATTTTAGACAAGCTTTTGAAAATACCAATATTGCAAAGAGTAATTTCTATCCATCGCTTACTATTTCAGCTTCTGTTGGTTTGCAAAGTTTAGAACTCAGAAACTGGTTTAGTGCCAACTCTATCTTTTCTACTTTAATAACAGGTATTACTCAACCAATTCTAAACAAAAGACAGATAAGAACAAACTACGAAGTTGCTCAGGCTAATCAGCAAACAGCTTATTTACAATATGAGCAAACATTGTTAAATGCAGGCAAGGAAGTGTCTGATGCTTTGGCGACTTATAAAAACGAAACAGAAAAACTAATAATAAGAAACAATCAACTCGAAGCATTAAAAAATGCTGCTGATTACTCAGATGAGTTACTCCAATATGGTTTGGTAAACTATTTGGAAGTACTTACAGCAAAAGATAGTGCATTAAATACCGAGTTAGATTTAATAAGTAATAAATACAACCAGCTAAATGCGGTAATTACATTGTACCGCTCATTGGGTGGTGGTTACCAACCTCTTCCCGTATTAACAACAGAAGAAAACTAACAAACAAATACATCATTGAATATACATAATATTTGATAAGTTGACTTTAACATGAAAAAACCTGATGATATATATCGTCAGGTTTTTTGTTTAGTACGAGTATAAAGTAAAATACTATTTTGAATATGAAATGTACAACTGGTATTTATCTTTAATTCTGCAGGTTAAATACCAACTCCCACTTATTTGATTGGATTAAAATTAAAGCTTATAATTAAGTTGCTTTAATGGAGGAGCCTCTAACTTCCATTTATTCCAACTTCACAAAAGGCTATTGTTTACACTGAATACTTAAAAAAGAAGGGCCAGTTGAATTCAAACATGGTTTATGGCTAGATATAAAATGCTTAAGTTTACTGAACCTTCAACGCGAATATATATCTACTAAGAGTAAATCGCAAGCGATAAAAATGATTCTTATTTTTTGAAAAAATGATATAAGGACAAATATTATCTTTGTAAGATAGTAGATATTATTTTGAGCATTCCTGTATCGAAATTTTCGCCACTAATATCTGTTGTGAGAGATTCTTTAAGTCTTCGAATAATTTCTGGTAAGTTATTTTTTAATTGGATGTATCGAGATAACTCGTTTTGTAAGTCTTCTATACCTCTTTGTTTAGTTCTTCGCTTTTGTATGGTGTTATCTATATCTGCAATTTCATGTTCAATAATATCTAGTACTTCATCTGTAAAACTTCTATTAAAAAAATCTTGATCAATAGAACAAGGGATAAATTTTTTGTTTGCGATTACTTCTCCTGTAGTTGTGAGTATTGTTTCCATGGCAACCCAAGCAGAGATTAAGCTATTATTAGAAACCAGCGAAAGAGTAATGTCATTTTCTCTAATACATCTCTCGATAAATAACTTAATATCTTCACCAGCGTGCATGCTTTCAGAATCTATCGCAACACTTATTCCGGTAATTTCTAGTTTTTGTTTAACCCTCTCAGCAATTTCTATGTCTTTGTGGTTGTAAGAGATAAATACAGTTGGTAACTCTGCAAACTTATTAGCTGAGTTTGCATTTTCATCATAACTTATTTCACTTAGGTATTCTAAAATAGCATAAGTTATTTGAGCTCTTGTTTGCTGAGAGTTACTTTCAGAAATAATACCCATCCGTTCTTCTTTCCTTAGATTGCTTAATCTGGCAGATTGCAAGATAATTTTATTATGGATTTCTGTATTTTGTGTAATATTGAGTAACTCATCTATTGCTTTTTTTAGATTACCAGAAGCAATAAAAGTTTTTATATGATCTATCGACATGGCAATTGATTTTCCTGTCATAATTTAGGTAGATCATTTGATTTCTGCAAAAGTTCAATATTCGACTTATTACATTTTAATAAAAAAGATCAACTATATAAATAATAGCTGATCTTTTGTTGAGATTACAAGATTTTTATTCGTACTTGAGCGCTTTTACTGGGTTAGTAAGTGCAGCTTTAATAGCCTGAGAACTTACTGTAAATAAGGCAATTATAACGGCAGTACCACTGGCAATAATAAAAACTCCTACACTTAAATCTATGCGATAATTGAAATCGGCTAACCAATTATCCATAAAGTACCAAGCAACTGGCCAAGCTATAAGAGAAGATACCATTACCAACAGTAAAAAGTCTCTGGTGATCATTAAAGTAAGGCCACTGGTAGAAGCTCCCAGAACTTTTCTAATTCCAATTTCTTTGGTGCGTTTTTCAGCAGTGAAAGAAGCCAGACCGAAAATGCCCAAGCAAGCAATAATAATGGCAAGCACTGCAAAGCATACAAACAGATTCATTACTTTCTCTTGGCTTTGGTAAAGCTGATTAATATCTTCATCTAAAAAAGTAAAATTAAATGGAGCTTCAGGAGAGTATTTCTTGTGAATCTTTTCGATATGGGCAATACCTTCTTGTGGATTATTAGGATCTAGTTTAAAAGACATCCAGTTTAACCATTGGTTAGATAGCTGAAACATAACTGGTGAAATAGTATAATCTAAAGATTCGAAGTGGAAGTCATCAACAACACCAATAATTTTTCCTTTCTTCGGCACAAAATCCATAATGGTATATTCGAAAGTAATCCCTTCTACCTCTTTGCCAATTGGGTCTTTTAAACCGAGCATTTCCATCGCCGATTTATTAATAATGAAAGCATGGTCTAAATCACTCGGAATGTCTTCGGAGAAATTTCTACCCATAATTACCTCTACATCATATAGATTAAAAAAGTCTGCATCACTGGTTACAGTGGTTAAAGAATAGGTTTCGCCACCTTGTGGGTTAGCAATGGCATCTTGTATTTTGTAGCCAAGATTGCTAGTTAGGTTGCGAGTCATTCTTTTGTTGGTAGAGGTCATCGCAGTTACCGAAGGACTTGCCAGAATTTCTCTTTTAATTGCATCGTATTGTTTTACAAAGTTTGTGTCGGGTACACTTACAATCAAAATGTCATCGGTAGTAATTCCCAAGTCTTTATTTCTCAAGAAACTAAGTTGATCTGAAATTACGATTGTACCAATAATCAAAATGATTGAAAGGCTAAACTGAGTTATTACCAAGCCTTTTCTTAGTGCTACAGAACCTCCGTTTGAAGTACCTTTGTTGCCCTTTAAAACAGCTGCTGGCTTAAATGCCGAAAGGAAAAATGCTGGGTAACTGCCTGCTATAATTCCTGTAACTAGAGCCAGAATAATGAAAGTGGCAATAATTGGTAAGTCTTTTACAAAATCAAGTACTAATGTCTTTCCAGCTAGTTCATTAAAAAATGGCATCGAGATTTCCGCAACCAATAAAGCTAATACAAGTGAAAACACAGATATAATAACCGATTCACCTAAAAACTGTAAAATAATCTGGCTTCTGTAAGCGCCAGCTACTTTACGTAAACCTACCTCTTTCGATCTCTCTGCTGAGCGAGCTGTGGAAAGATTCATGTAATTGATACAGGCAATGAGTAGAATAAATATTGCTACAATTGAAAAGATATATACATTTTCTATACTTCCATTAGGTTCTAGCTCACCTCTTAAATGAGAGTGAAGATGGATATCAAGCAGGTTTTGAGACATAAGACGCACAAAGTCTGATGCACCTTCACCAAATGTGTGGTTTTCTATAAAGTCTTCGGTAGAAGCGTTAAAAGAAGCAATATCGTAATTGTCTTCTAACAAGACGTAAGTTGTTTGTGAGCCTTCTCCCCATTGTGTTTTTACCCTATCAGAGTAGATATAGTCACCGGTTTTCATGGAGACAAAGGCACTGTAATGTGCATGAGAGTTTGTTGGAATATCTTCCATCACACCCGAAATCTTAATCTCATATGTATGGTCTACGGTTACTGTTTTACC
It includes:
- a CDS encoding efflux transporter outer membrane subunit, translating into MKKLKIYQLAIPVVVSFLVQSCFVAKNYQKPELSTENLYRTDLDLDSNSLASMSWDKLFTDPVLQGYIRSGLENNYDMLIALQTLKAAESNMLQGKESYLPTLDIGPTWTHQTYSQNSQFGRLFTGSLDQFELTANASWEADIWGKIRSTKRSAIAAYLGTVAAQQAIQTELVANIASIYYQILAADAQLKVAESTLENRVSSVEVIHSLKESGSVNEVAVKQTEAQQYGTEIIIQDLKYNIKILENTLSILLGEAPGEINRGSFEAQTIDAEVTPGVPALLLSRRPDVVSAEFNFRQAFENTNIAKSNFYPSLTISASVGLQSLELRNWFSANSIFSTLITGITQPILNKRQIRTNYEVAQANQQTAYLQYEQTLLNAGKEVSDALATYKNETEKLIIRNNQLEALKNAADYSDELLQYGLVNYLEVLTAKDSALNTELDLISNKYNQLNAVITLYRSLGGGYQPLPVLTTEEN
- a CDS encoding ABC transporter permease, translating into MFKNYLKVAFKNLLSNKIFSLINILGLTVGMAACILIILYVQDELSFDKFNSKADRIYRVYMEYKNQEGEFVGSTVTPYVLGPTLESVYDGQLEEVVRIGRSGTFQMEFDEKEFTVENIAICDPNIFRVFDYKLIHGDPDKVLTEPTQMVINESTAKRLFGNKNPIGKTVTVDHTYEIKISGVMEDIPTNSHAHYSAFVSMKTGDYIYSDRVKTQWGEGSQTTYVLLEDNYDIASFNASTEDFIENHTFGEGASDFVRLMSQNLLDIHLHSHLRGELEPNGSIENVYIFSIVAIFILLIACINYMNLSTARSAERSKEVGLRKVAGAYRSQIILQFLGESVIISVFSLVLALLVAEISMPFFNELAGKTLVLDFVKDLPIIATFIILALVTGIIAGSYPAFFLSAFKPAAVLKGNKGTSNGGSVALRKGLVITQFSLSIILIIGTIVISDQLSFLRNKDLGITTDDILIVSVPDTNFVKQYDAIKREILASPSVTAMTSTNKRMTRNLTSNLGYKIQDAIANPQGGETYSLTTVTSDADFFNLYDVEVIMGRNFSEDIPSDLDHAFIINKSAMEMLGLKDPIGKEVEGITFEYTIMDFVPKKGKIIGVVDDFHFESLDYTISPVMFQLSNQWLNWMSFKLDPNNPQEGIAHIEKIHKKYSPEAPFNFTFLDEDINQLYQSQEKVMNLFVCFAVLAIIIACLGIFGLASFTAEKRTKEIGIRKVLGASTSGLTLMITRDFLLLVMVSSLIAWPVAWYFMDNWLADFNYRIDLSVGVFIIASGTAVIIALFTVSSQAIKAALTNPVKALKYE
- a CDS encoding TIR domain-containing protein codes for the protein MTGKSIAMSIDHIKTFIASGNLKKAIDELLNITQNTEIHNKIILQSARLSNLRKEERMGIISESNSQQTRAQITYAILEYLSEISYDENANSANKFAELPTVFISYNHKDIEIAERVKQKLEITGISVAIDSESMHAGEDIKLFIERCIRENDITLSLVSNNSLISAWVAMETILTTTGEVIANKKFIPCSIDQDFFNRSFTDEVLDIIEHEIADIDNTIQKRRTKQRGIEDLQNELSRYIQLKNNLPEIIRRLKESLTTDISGENFDTGMLKIISTILQR